A region of the Microbulbifer pacificus genome:
CTGGGGCGCGCTGTAGATATCACTCATGGTCGAAATTCCTTGATCGATCTTTCTTGTCATTATTGTGCCGGCAGTACTCCGCCAACCGGTGTTCCCTTGAGAGCCCGGTTCCGGCAACAGGGCCTGCAACCATATCACAGGTCTGGCGTGGTATTCCCGCTGTTGTAAGTGCCTGTAATCCGCTCTGTGGCGGGGGTACTATTAGCCGCATTTGCAACTGTGTGGTTAGGGTGAATTATGGGCAAGTGGACGCTGCGCGCGGTGTTATTGGTGGTGCTGCTGGGGCTGGTGTACGCCGCACTGCCCTGGTATTCCGCCCACAAACTGATCGAGGCGGCGCAGGGCCAGGATCTGGATACCATGGAGCGCTACGTGGATTTCCCGCAGCTGCGCGCTAATATCCGCGGGCGCCTGCTGGATGACGTGCGGACATCGATGGGCCAGGATCTGTCGCCGGAGTTGGGCAGCATATTTTCCGCCGGCGCCGAACTTTTCCTCGGCCCCCTGATCGACAGCCTGATAAGCCCCCGCGGAATTTCCGAGTTGATCCAGGGGCAAAAAGACTGGAAAGAATTTGAGCGCGAACTCGAAGGTGCGTTCGGCAGCGGCCGCCGCTCTCCGCCTCCCCCTACACCGGCCCCGCAGCCGTCACCAGAGGATGAAGACGGGCATCGCTGGCAGCTGCAGCACTGGCGATTCAGCGGATTGAACACCGTCGAAGTGCTGTGTGGAAATCGCGGGGAAAGATCCAGCGTGCAGCTGCTTCTGCAGCGCAACGGGTTGCGCTGGCAACTGGTGGATATGCGCCTGATCGAAGAACAGGAAGAATGAGTATGGCAATCACTATGGAAATGCACGAATCAAAAAATGTGTTCGGTGACCCACTGATTCCCTGTAGCAGCGACCCGCTGACCGGGTTCTTCCGCGATGGTTGCTGCAATACCAATGACCAGGATCTCGGTTCCCACACCGTGTGTGTGCAGGTGAGCGAGGAATTTCTGAATTTTTCCCGCGAGCGCGGCAACGATCTCAGCACCCCGGTGGAGGAATTCGGCTTTCCCGGGCTGAATCCCGGTGATCGCTGGTGTCTGTGTGCGGCGCGCTGGCTGGAGGCGCAGCAAGCGGAGATGGCTCCGCGGGTTTACCTGCAGCGCACCCATCAGCGCGCGCTGGAGATTGTCCCGCTGGCACTGTTGCGCCGGTATGCGGCGGATCTGAACTGAGTGCCTGTGCACGGCAAAAAGGAAGGCAAAAAAATGCTCTGCGGCAAGCCATCCCGGCCTACCCAGAGCCAGCCTTGCGGCTGTAACCAACTCACAGGATGAGAATTTGTTGGTGAGCGAGGTTTCCATTCCCACCGGCGTGCCCTGACGGGAAACCGGTGTGCTCAGGAGTTAGCTTGCGCTTACTCTGTTTCGCGGACAATAGCTCTTTGGGGCCAAAACCCGCAAATATTTGCGACTAAAATTCAAATTGCGTCCAAAAAAATGCGCTATTTAAATGACAGCGCTGGCTGCTGCAGTGAGTAATGCGCGCGGCGGTGCGGAAGTCGCACAGAGTCACACCAGACCTTCCACCAGTACTTTTGATACCAGTTGCCCGGTGGTTTTGCAGTCCGCCTTTTTCAGGATGTTCTTGCGGTGATTTTTTACCGTGTGCTGTGAAATCCTGAGTATCCCGGCGATTTCCACACTGGTTTTTCCATCTGCCAGCAGCCGCACTATCTGCATCTCCCGCTCGGTAAACAGGGACGGTGCGCCGATCAGCTGCATTTTTTCATCGAATACGTCGATATTGAGATAGCTCTGGCCACCGAACAGGTGCAACAGCGACAGTTTGTAATTGTTGCGGGTGGTGATGTGGGAAATGTCCGTGTGGATGCTCAGCACCTTGGAAACCCGGTTGGCATCGTCCGTGGCCAGGATCAGTGCCTGGTGGTTGAACATGCGATAGCTGCCGTCGCGGGTACGCAGCCGTCCGCAGTAGGAAATTTTGTAGTTCTTCACCTGATCCCGACCAATCTGGCTGTTAAGGATCCTGAGTGCGGATTCCTCGGCAGCGGAGGCGAAAGACAGGTCTTCGGGATGTCCGCGCTCGATGATGGACTGAATGGTAGTGGTCGATGGGTCGAGCCCCAGAATCTGTTCAACAGATCTGCTGACCAGCATCGGCTTATGGATATTGAAAAAATCCAGCACGTAATAATAGGCAGCACCGGTACTGAATGTGGTGGCGATGAACTCGTCAATTTCTTTGCGTTGCAGCGAGATGTCTTGCTTGGCAAAGAAATCCGGCACATTGCGCCAGGCGCGATGAATCAGGTTTTGTTCCGGCTGCAGATCCCCAGGTTCCATCCGTATGGTCCTTATATTTTTGGCATTTTCTCGTCGTTAATTCCGCATTTCACGCAGTCCGTGTGAAATCGCCGGCAGCCATATCGAACGCCTGTTGCAAAACAGGGTTGTCCGTTGGTTTAAATCAGTCCTTCGACCATACAGCTTCCAAACAGCTGCCCCATGTTCTGGCATCCCGCCTTTTTTAAAATTCGCTTGCGATGGTTCTTAACCGTGAATTCCGACAGCGCCAGCTCGCTGCCAATTTCCGCGCTGGTGAGACCGCGCGAAATCAGCCGAATCACGGAAACTTCCCGCGGGCTGAATAGGGGCGGGCTCGGCTGTGGGGTATCGGCCTGATCATCCACCTCGATATTGAGATAGGAAGGCTCACCATCCATACCAATCAGCGACAGTCGGTAGTTATTTTCAGTAGTGAGGTGGGAAATATCCGTATGCACGTTCAGGGACTTGCCAATCCTGCCCTCGTCATCCGTGGTCAGGATAATGGCCTGATGGTTAAACAGACGGTAACTGCCATCGCGTGCCCTGAAGCGGAAGCAGTAGGACATTTTATAGCGGGTAATTTTTTTCAGACCGATCCGCTCCCTCACCAGACGGAGGGCGGTGGCTTCTGCGCTGGCGACAAACGCCATATCGTCCGGGTGGATCTGGTCCAGGATGTCCTGGAAGGTA
Encoded here:
- a CDS encoding LuxR C-terminal-related transcriptional regulator; protein product: MEPGDLQPEQNLIHRAWRNVPDFFAKQDISLQRKEIDEFIATTFSTGAAYYYVLDFFNIHKPMLVSRSVEQILGLDPSTTTIQSIIERGHPEDLSFASAAEESALRILNSQIGRDQVKNYKISYCGRLRTRDGSYRMFNHQALILATDDANRVSKVLSIHTDISHITTRNNYKLSLLHLFGGQSYLNIDVFDEKMQLIGAPSLFTEREMQIVRLLADGKTSVEIAGILRISQHTVKNHRKNILKKADCKTTGQLVSKVLVEGLV
- a CDS encoding DUF2939 domain-containing protein; this translates as MGKWTLRAVLLVVLLGLVYAALPWYSAHKLIEAAQGQDLDTMERYVDFPQLRANIRGRLLDDVRTSMGQDLSPELGSIFSAGAELFLGPLIDSLISPRGISELIQGQKDWKEFERELEGAFGSGRRSPPPPTPAPQPSPEDEDGHRWQLQHWRFSGLNTVEVLCGNRGERSSVQLLLQRNGLRWQLVDMRLIEEQEE
- a CDS encoding DUF2237 family protein: MAITMEMHESKNVFGDPLIPCSSDPLTGFFRDGCCNTNDQDLGSHTVCVQVSEEFLNFSRERGNDLSTPVEEFGFPGLNPGDRWCLCAARWLEAQQAEMAPRVYLQRTHQRALEIVPLALLRRYAADLN
- a CDS encoding LuxR C-terminal-related transcriptional regulator, giving the protein MITTIFQDKPVVDETQARKPRTELLKGVWASRAEMLAQGRTELSGFQIDELMGHIFSNGPCYHYVFDPFDLSFLYISPQVEQHHDLSLENITFQDILDQIHPDDMAFVASAEATALRLVRERIGLKKITRYKMSYCFRFRARDGSYRLFNHQAIILTTDDEGRIGKSLNVHTDISHLTTENNYRLSLIGMDGEPSYLNIEVDDQADTPQPSPPLFSPREVSVIRLISRGLTSAEIGSELALSEFTVKNHRKRILKKAGCQNMGQLFGSCMVEGLI